In the Acyrthosiphon pisum isolate AL4f unplaced genomic scaffold, pea_aphid_22Mar2018_4r6ur Scaffold_6107;HRSCAF=6671, whole genome shotgun sequence genome, TTTCATTAGCCGTCAAGTACTGAGAATGTTGCATTTGCTTGGTGCGCACATCTTGCAACTTGTACCCAAGAGATGGTAAATtgataaatgaatgtttgtttgACTAAGGTATATCTTTACCTTACTTATATCATCCAATGCGTCTTTCAGTTGTTCCATTCCAATTGTGACACCATCTAATTGACTTTGCATAGCTGTTTTCAACATTGCCTCAGTAGAAGTTTTTTTACGTGATATCCGATTCTTTAATTGTTCAACTTTTTCCAATTGTCCTGGATTCTTAAGCGTATTTGTAAAGTATTTTGTTGCTGCCAATTTGGCATCATTGCCCAACTGATCTATGTCCATACTCACAATTCAATTCTCCAAgtctctaaaataaataatataaataaaattattatattttttttaatctgaatttattttatgtaataacttgggtacatacaaaatatagatgTACATGAGTTACAATATAGGATTGAATATTGGTAAGAATTAGGATAatctaattctaaaatatacaaataagagAGGTCAAATCATGAACGATATGGTTTTGAAATTAAGAATAGTCATTGCGAtcataaataacaaaaagttaaaaatttacataagttggcatttatatcaataacgtaaaatattttcgttttatgaaatattattttcatacagtCGTTCAATATGCTATTTACCACTAATTTGGTGGCTTAGTATGGTATCTGCAAAGATATGGAATTAAGATTAGGCTTTTtacatcaacaaataaaattagtttgttATTATGTTTGTCAGTTGTTTAGATTAGACATAGTTTAACTGtaattagttgtattattatactatttttatttcttacttattcataataatataatatgtttaatataagagcgaattgatttgttttcaaattcagAAGTATAAGtattatctagtgaacctcacaggtttttttagattttaattttaaagcaagttatgagtattttaaaaatttaaaattgtaaattgtttgtacattttaaaatactcgtaacttgcttaaaaattagaatctaaaaaacctatgaggttcactagataataCTTTTACTTctgaatttgataataggtcaatttgctacaatattattatattaataattttattgaattaaacaaattattctgAACGTAAAACTTGGTATGTTATgtatttgtaaaacggagacagcACATGTgggtgtaacgtcctcttaactaataaaaaaagaaaaatggttTTGACCCCTTCCAAGAATGTATTCTACCGCCACTCAGATTTAGTTAATGTTTGGAATTTATATCTCTCGTATTTTCAATATtctaatcatttattattacatttatagttaGTTTTATTGCTACGCTAAGTTAATCTTTTCCCTTAAaacaaaaagatttaaaatatattctatttcataaacaataatttaaataataataataataatcagaaatatcaaattttatttataaatataataaataataagtacctaataatggttataatatagaatgttattgtatttatttatgggtatatataaatatatgtaaataataataccttataggtactatgtacctatatagatatacctattataaacagAAAAGTTATAAGTGCATAAtttagaaaagaaaaatataactatttactcAGTaccttatacatattacaatgtttgaataggtactcattaatcataataaattatcagttGTGTTCAGTGGCATATTTACAGGGGCTCTAGCTTTAAGAGCGGGGTTACAGGATAAAATCATATCCCCTCCCCTCCAACATGACAAAAacttaaatacgccactggttgtattaggtacattattcttgttagttattatgttttaatttattaatagaatTACTGCTGAATTGaatgatatttgatattatatgagtaggtaattaattatattctaataataaatttgattataatttagttatggACCATAAGGAACATCTTTttagtaaaactaaaaatgtaaaattaatttaactattttgtgggatttatcattgattaatctattaaaatattaaagtaattttgtctataataattttatatgtttaaactataaatcaGTGGTTTCCAATTAATATGAAACCATGGACCCCTAGCTAAAACTTACATTGTTAAATTGTTCCATAGACCccttttttgtaaataattacttttaaatatgaataaattgaattttaccTTTTTCACGATAATCGAGTTTCAATAGTCCAAAATACCCAAATTTTAAGCtactacaaatttaataatttaccaaaataaaataaaaatgaaaaatcacgACGATACTATGTAACCACAAACCCCTTATATCAACACGCGGACCGCCAATTGGGAACcatcactattttattttactattaagtataattaatacagtATGATGATTAGAACACACAAAATAtgatagatataggtaggtaagtggtGGGCATCAACTAAACCTGAAAGTCGGAAGAATAATTTCTTGGCGGGCGTCGAGCCATCAATTAACCAGTATCAAAAAAGTATATACCAACCTAATACAATTGACAGTTATCAAATATATGTAACTACAATTTGGCTTTAATAAAACAACTGACAGCTTGGTGAAATCACTGAATTTTACTTGAAtaggttattaaataaatttaaatatttaaataaatacctaactagttctataatattaattcaactttaaaaaaatttacaaataaaactcTCTACTACATTGGAatcatattgtaaaataaaattaatacctaactaaatgcattgattatgaatacctactagTAAGGAAATATTGTTCGTACCTCTCGATAATCTTAAAGATGGAATACAAACTTGACTGAAAGTATTCAAAACAATTTcacatagttttaataaaattaaacattattaatgaataacaattacaatttacacgtataagaaccaagaataattataaatttacaaaacatttttaggtaatttatctCAGTATCtcagtaaaaaaattttgtaaatttagtgATACCGTTTATCAGTGGTACAGTAGACTGTTAGTAGTTGAGGCAAAACACCAAAACGTTGTATTGACAGTAGAACGAATAAATTGTCGacaaattttatcattattattgtaattctaAAATTCTACTTGTAATGAATTCGATAGTTCTACACTCATCTGCACTCatcaatagaatattatttagatttgaaGGAATATAATAGCGTTTTCGATTTGACAAAATAGTGTGCACTGAAATTCCACTGGCACAGAGCAAGTGTTGGATGAAAATTGCATTAGTTTCTTATAAATCGAATACATTAtgatgtgtaatattatgaaaaacaaaatatgttgacaTGGAAAGAAATACAATTCTTAATAGGGCCGCCGTATTTTGTTCCCCGTTATCGAGAAAAAcggttcatatttataaaatgcactCATTGCACTGACAAAATCGGCGGTGCAGAAAATGCGCACGAGTGTTGTCAGTGCAATTAAATCGAATACAAAACACCGCACCAGTTCACTGAATATTGGTCAAATCGAATACGTTTTTGCACTTAGTGCGAACCGAGTGCAAAAAGTGCGTCAAATCGAAAACGCTATAAAAAACACACTACTCTTCGTGTGAAAAATCCTATGGATAAATGGAATATGAATCAATCGGTAGTTATTATCGTGTGTCGTTCAGGCCTTTGTGTAATCTTATCtcatcaaaataatacatttatgaagaTAACATGTGATAATACTTAGAGATTGTGTTTAGTGTTTTGCACTTTACCAAACGGTGGAAATagtgtaattattaatgaaattaaaacataattataataaagttcgTTTAAAAACGTCGGTGTCAATgacaattaacaatttaaagtaACACCTATTAGAAAAACGTCAAACTCATACAATCACGAAACACAGTTCACAAAGTAAACACACGGTAAATTGTCCAAACATTAACATTATCTAACTACCGATCTATCATGTGTGTACAGTGTACTAATGATTAAGCACGTCAGTAATTATTTGGCAATTAATAAACCATCACAATCACATTGGAACgtatttgaaaatcaatattacatttatttacagttttattGATACTAATTCCTGTTTGCACCAAAATGCAAATTAGGACATTCAATGTATTCAATACCAACAACTGTTTTgcaattataaactttaaaaaacatAACACACCGTTTATTGT is a window encoding:
- the LOC100167611 gene encoding exocyst complex component 3; its protein translation is MDIDQLGNDAKLAATKYFTNTLKNPGQLEKVEQLKNRISRKKTSTEAMLKTAMQSQLDGVTIGMEQLKDALDDISKVKIYLSQTNIHLSIYHLLGTSCKMCAPSKCNILST